Proteins co-encoded in one Natronorubrum daqingense genomic window:
- a CDS encoding DUF7550 family protein, whose product MANESDADVEDDSGADVGHDLEAERTTAPMSEFSAREAGIGFAILLVGVALAFGIPLVAVAP is encoded by the coding sequence ATGGCAAACGAATCAGACGCCGATGTCGAGGACGACTCGGGCGCTGACGTCGGTCACGACCTCGAGGCCGAACGGACGACTGCACCGATGAGCGAGTTTTCGGCGCGCGAAGCCGGAATCGGATTCGCGATCTTGCTCGTCGGCGTCGCGCTCGCGTTCGGGATTCCGCTCGTCG
- the hisF gene encoding imidazole glycerol phosphate synthase subunit HisF, translating into MLTKRIIPCIDVDLDEDGNPAVYTGVHFEDLEYTGDPVEMAKAYNESGADEFVFLDITASAEGRETMLDVVERVADEVFIPLTVGGGIRTTEDIKETLRAGADKVSITTGALERPELINEGARAFGSQCIVISVDARRRFDEQGEHYVDVDGESCWFECTKKGGREGTGIDVIEWAQEAESRGAGELFVNSIDKDGTKDGYDVPLTSAVCDAVDTPVIASSGCGGPEHMHEVFTEADADAGLAASIFHFDEYSIGEVKAHLDERDVPVRN; encoded by the coding sequence ATGCTGACCAAGCGAATCATCCCGTGTATCGACGTCGATCTGGACGAAGACGGGAACCCGGCGGTGTACACCGGCGTTCACTTCGAGGACCTCGAGTACACCGGCGACCCGGTCGAGATGGCAAAAGCGTACAACGAATCCGGCGCGGACGAGTTCGTCTTCCTCGATATTACGGCCTCCGCGGAAGGGCGCGAGACCATGCTCGACGTCGTCGAACGCGTCGCCGACGAAGTGTTCATCCCCTTGACGGTGGGGGGCGGCATCCGCACTACCGAAGACATCAAAGAAACGCTTCGCGCCGGCGCGGACAAAGTCTCGATCACGACCGGCGCACTCGAGCGACCCGAACTGATCAACGAGGGAGCGCGCGCGTTCGGAAGCCAGTGTATCGTCATCAGCGTCGACGCGAGACGCCGCTTCGACGAGCAGGGTGAACACTACGTCGACGTGGACGGCGAATCCTGCTGGTTCGAGTGTACGAAAAAGGGTGGCCGCGAAGGAACCGGGATCGACGTCATCGAGTGGGCACAGGAGGCCGAATCCCGCGGCGCGGGCGAATTGTTCGTCAACTCGATCGACAAGGACGGAACCAAAGACGGCTACGACGTCCCCTTAACGTCGGCCGTCTGCGATGCAGTCGACACGCCAGTCATCGCCTCCTCGGGTTGTGGCGGACCGGAACACATGCACGAGGTGTTCACCGAAGCCGACGCAGATGCCGGTCTCGCAGCCTCTATCTTCCACTTCGACGAGTACTCGATCGGCGAGGTCAAAGCGCATCTGGACGAACGAGACGTTCCCGTCCGCAACTGA
- a CDS encoding DNA-directed RNA polymerase subunit L, translating into MELRVTESSENELSIEIAGEDHTFMNVLKGTLLEHDDVTAATYDVNPEQSGGQTEPILTLKTVSGADPIDTLEDAAGDVRDKAVSFRETFEAAA; encoded by the coding sequence ATGGAACTGCGGGTCACCGAGAGTAGCGAGAACGAACTCTCGATCGAAATCGCCGGCGAGGATCACACCTTTATGAACGTGCTCAAGGGAACGCTGCTCGAACACGACGACGTCACCGCCGCAACGTACGACGTCAACCCCGAACAGTCGGGTGGGCAGACGGAACCGATTCTCACGCTCAAGACCGTCTCCGGAGCCGACCCGATCGACACGCTCGAGGACGCTGCGGGCGACGTTCGTGACAAAGCGGTTTCCTTCCGCGAAACGTTCGAAGCGGCCGCGTAA
- a CDS encoding rhomboid family intramembrane serine protease, translating into MLSIGTLFAIILSVLTVGTILASVVIVDRLHDSEEGWVDSARSRLVMGVPWGSLIVIGLVCGVYLFVQDGISSINDPVTIPHRAYSYFYPLGMLTSSFSHASASHLMGNLAGAMVLAPIAEYAWGHYPDERATDRFSWWPTTPWIRAVVVFPLVVVGLTLVTSLFALGPVIGFSGVVFAFAAFAIVHYPIVSLVGILGVQGALVTTYQALQSPIGVFVAQPSPPSAPSWAGIAIQGHALGFFLGLVLGIGLLRLRNRQPNARWVWLAVLLFAFAQGLWQIYWFGGGNVYYLFRGPGVFLVIVLALVITVAIAGSEKPIVPGRLRSRADPTDRNRSDGPLERSLELARRSGERAPSPTGRLERIETIASGPRSRGRSRLATLGQRQTGTVLVVVVLAILAGMAVPVNLFVLEDATPESDSAVEIEDYTVQYAEDVENEMTTPFAIGPLQDAISLESSGVIVASEERQLWSEAIPAQNLEFSGSDSVDVGGVGWRETVHVERTGWEPVGNDSVYQVELWADGEDPQVAHESNESRADVQLEGQNVTLASTDGTFEFAVESTETGAVETTPIPDGNESTTAGTLTFERESDPDTDSAETIYAVADGTQVAVATKETYE; encoded by the coding sequence ATGTTGTCGATCGGAACGCTCTTCGCGATCATCCTCTCCGTCCTCACGGTGGGGACCATCCTCGCGTCGGTTGTGATCGTCGATCGGTTGCACGATTCCGAGGAGGGGTGGGTAGATAGTGCCCGCTCGAGGCTCGTGATGGGTGTTCCGTGGGGCTCGCTGATCGTCATCGGACTCGTCTGTGGCGTCTACCTGTTCGTCCAAGACGGCATCTCGTCGATCAACGACCCGGTGACAATTCCCCACCGGGCGTATTCGTACTTCTACCCCCTGGGGATGCTCACGTCCTCGTTTTCACACGCGTCCGCGAGCCATCTCATGGGGAACCTCGCGGGGGCGATGGTGCTCGCCCCCATCGCGGAGTACGCGTGGGGTCACTATCCGGACGAGCGAGCGACGGATCGATTCTCGTGGTGGCCGACCACCCCCTGGATCCGGGCGGTGGTCGTCTTCCCGCTCGTCGTCGTCGGTCTCACGCTCGTGACGAGTCTCTTCGCGCTCGGACCGGTGATCGGCTTTTCGGGAGTCGTCTTCGCCTTCGCCGCGTTCGCGATCGTGCACTATCCGATCGTCTCGCTCGTCGGCATCCTCGGCGTTCAGGGGGCGCTCGTGACCACCTACCAGGCGCTCCAATCGCCGATCGGCGTCTTCGTCGCCCAGCCCAGTCCGCCGTCGGCACCCTCGTGGGCCGGCATCGCGATACAGGGCCACGCACTCGGATTCTTCCTCGGACTCGTTCTCGGTATCGGGCTCCTACGCCTTCGAAACCGACAGCCTAACGCCCGCTGGGTCTGGCTCGCCGTCCTCCTCTTCGCGTTCGCACAGGGACTCTGGCAGATCTACTGGTTCGGCGGCGGGAACGTCTACTACCTCTTCAGAGGGCCCGGTGTCTTCCTCGTCATCGTTCTCGCGCTCGTGATTACCGTCGCCATCGCCGGCTCCGAGAAACCGATCGTGCCGGGACGGCTCAGGTCGCGAGCAGACCCCACCGACCGAAATCGTTCGGACGGCCCCCTCGAGCGATCGCTCGAACTCGCCCGCCGTTCTGGCGAACGCGCCCCATCGCCGACGGGCCGACTCGAGCGCATCGAAACGATCGCCAGCGGGCCACGCTCGAGGGGTCGAAGTCGGCTCGCGACGCTCGGGCAGCGACAGACGGGAACCGTCCTCGTCGTCGTCGTGCTGGCGATCCTCGCGGGTATGGCCGTTCCGGTCAACCTCTTCGTCCTCGAGGATGCTACACCGGAGTCCGACTCGGCCGTCGAAATTGAGGACTACACGGTGCAGTACGCCGAGGACGTCGAAAACGAAATGACGACTCCGTTCGCCATCGGTCCGCTTCAGGACGCCATTTCCCTCGAGTCGAGTGGCGTCATCGTCGCGAGCGAGGAGCGACAGCTCTGGTCCGAAGCGATTCCCGCACAGAACCTCGAGTTCTCCGGTTCGGATTCGGTCGACGTCGGCGGCGTCGGGTGGCGCGAAACCGTCCACGTCGAACGCACCGGCTGGGAACCGGTCGGTAACGATTCCGTCTATCAGGTCGAACTCTGGGCGGACGGCGAGGACCCACAGGTGGCACACGAGTCGAACGAATCACGAGCAGACGTCCAACTCGAGGGCCAGAACGTGACGCTCGCGTCGACGGACGGGACGTTCGAGTTCGCCGTCGAATCGACCGAAACGGGTGCCGTCGAAACGACGCCGATTCCGGACGGCAACGAATCGACGACGGCCGGGACGCTCACGTTTGAACGCGAGAGCGATCCGGACACCGATTCGGCCGAGACGATCTATGCAGTCGCCGACGGAACGCAGGTGGCTGTGGCGACCAAAGAGACCTACGAGTAA
- a CDS encoding ABC transporter ATP-binding protein, whose translation MSKHTLQQDAHSTDRPRTDEAELPTVVRLAGVTHEYGSSGARGVSGSDRAVTALEDVSLDVHAGEIVGFEGPSGSGKSTILHAVSGLLVPSSGTVELLGTPLEGRSNRQRTRLRREHVGIVFQRFHLLPSLSARANVALPLVQTGLPRTARRERAETLLERVGLAERITHLPGELSGGERQRVAIARALVTDPDVIVADEPTGELDTETGADVLELLTDIGRDRAVLVASHDEPTLAVADRVITLRDGRVVSDGS comes from the coding sequence ATGAGCAAGCACACGCTGCAACAGGACGCGCACTCGACCGACCGACCGCGTACCGACGAGGCCGAGCTACCGACTGTGGTTCGTCTCGCGGGCGTCACGCACGAGTACGGCTCGAGTGGGGCTCGCGGAGTCTCCGGGTCTGATCGGGCCGTGACCGCGCTCGAGGACGTCTCGCTCGACGTCCACGCCGGCGAAATCGTCGGCTTCGAGGGGCCAAGCGGCAGCGGAAAGTCGACGATCCTGCACGCCGTTTCGGGGCTATTGGTCCCCTCTTCTGGAACCGTCGAGTTGCTCGGAACGCCACTCGAGGGCCGTTCCAATCGGCAGCGAACCCGGCTTCGACGCGAGCACGTCGGCATCGTGTTTCAGCGATTTCACCTGCTCCCCTCCCTCTCTGCGCGTGCGAACGTCGCGTTGCCACTCGTCCAGACGGGACTGCCGAGAACTGCCCGTCGCGAGCGGGCCGAAACGTTGCTCGAGCGCGTCGGGCTCGCTGAACGGATCACGCATCTACCGGGCGAACTCAGCGGGGGTGAACGCCAGCGCGTCGCGATCGCGCGAGCGCTCGTGACCGATCCGGACGTCATCGTCGCCGACGAGCCGACGGGCGAGCTCGATACCGAGACTGGCGCGGACGTCCTCGAGTTGCTGACGGATATCGGCCGTGATCGGGCAGTACTGGTCGCCTCCCACGACGAACCGACGCTCGCCGTCGCCGACCGCGTGATCACCCTACGCGATGGACGGGTGGTTTCCGATGGCAGCTGA
- a CDS encoding ABC transporter permease, producing MAADDAFESNEDGTRRSRWCGILGVSVTRLWKRTVRTRSSRVLATVCAVALTIALLVVVTGVALGLADGGAVDDADADVQIVPEESGTLSAVDGVEGPRLGETNDRAETIRESDGVDHASPVLIEPVELESPSDDESVTILLVGVDTDDESRTVGGLSTAQLAGGDDGGDNESDATSQDGTIVLSEPAADRLDAAPDDDIAVGSSHVPEGVPAPSMTATDIESTDDETPVALVDLEQLQTLSGADDDQLADQVLVWGDDDAAASAADDEYPDAAVETHDGTDPSALFNDGLAFATSVLTFVIGIAICASFVATTAGMTVTEERRTLAVLEAVGYPTRSRLSIVAVSTMLTTIVGALVGIVLGIGGIALVNAIATATIAPGAVAIVHPILVPYALGVALVSGLVAIPYPLAVAARTSVLEEVGR from the coding sequence ATGGCAGCTGACGACGCCTTCGAGTCGAACGAAGACGGCACGCGACGCTCGCGGTGGTGTGGAATCCTCGGCGTCTCGGTCACTCGGCTGTGGAAGCGGACCGTCCGAACCAGATCGAGTCGGGTCCTCGCGACCGTCTGTGCCGTCGCCCTCACGATTGCACTGCTCGTCGTCGTGACCGGCGTCGCGCTCGGACTCGCCGATGGCGGCGCTGTCGACGACGCCGATGCCGACGTACAGATCGTCCCCGAAGAGAGCGGCACGCTGTCGGCCGTCGACGGCGTCGAGGGGCCTCGCCTCGGTGAGACGAACGATCGGGCGGAGACGATTCGCGAATCCGACGGTGTCGATCACGCCTCACCCGTCCTCATCGAACCGGTCGAACTCGAGTCCCCGAGTGACGACGAATCCGTGACGATTCTTCTCGTCGGTGTCGATACGGACGACGAAAGCCGAACCGTCGGCGGGCTCTCGACGGCGCAGTTAGCGGGGGGTGACGACGGTGGCGACAACGAATCGGATGCCACCTCACAGGATGGCACCATCGTCCTCTCCGAACCGGCCGCAGACCGATTGGATGCAGCGCCCGACGACGACATTGCCGTCGGCTCCTCACACGTCCCAGAAGGCGTTCCAGCCCCCTCGATGACGGCGACTGACATCGAGTCGACCGACGACGAAACGCCGGTCGCACTCGTCGACCTCGAGCAGTTGCAGACGCTCTCGGGTGCCGACGACGACCAACTGGCAGATCAGGTCCTGGTGTGGGGCGACGACGACGCAGCGGCGTCCGCTGCTGACGACGAGTATCCCGACGCGGCGGTCGAAACCCACGACGGAACCGACCCGTCCGCACTGTTCAACGACGGACTCGCGTTCGCGACGAGCGTGCTTACGTTCGTCATCGGAATCGCAATCTGTGCCTCTTTCGTCGCCACGACCGCCGGGATGACCGTCACCGAAGAGCGCCGGACGCTCGCCGTTCTCGAGGCCGTTGGCTACCCTACGCGGAGTCGCCTCTCGATCGTCGCCGTCTCGACGATGCTGACGACGATCGTCGGTGCACTCGTCGGCATCGTCCTCGGCATCGGTGGCATCGCGCTCGTCAACGCAATCGCCACCGCGACGATTGCCCCCGGTGCCGTCGCCATCGTTCACCCAATACTCGTCCCCTACGCACTCGGCGTCGCCCTCGTCTCGGGGCTCGTCGCGATTCCTTACCCGCTCGCGGTCGCCGCGCGCACCTCCGTCCTCGAGGAGGTGGGACGGTGA
- a CDS encoding ABC transporter permease, with translation MRLRRGGRRLRAVVGLAGSQLRRSPGRTVLTVFAVALAVLSVTLLASLGVGVVETGEDGLDSSSRDIWISSDPIDPSASGTENPIVGAHTVSAEVSEREDISSAAPLAMHDVYIGTSPDDLERTSAVGVHETHDGFGFEEGEGFETDSNASDGEGVVDERPTDPNVEEIVLDPDTAEEHDVSVGESVYVGTARESAPNYEFTVVGIAEYYSQFLGSDTEAIPLGDLQALGGTAGTDRATFITASVADGEDPNAVAAELDDDYPEYDVRANDEQVGAMIEERPLVIASGTTLVGLALVGGVVLTVNLFALVAYQQRDELAALRAIGLSRWVLAGTIAVQGFLISLVGGVLGLATTPLFATGLNHISASVVGFDELLQTPPEVYLLGLTLSIALGTVVALVTGWRGARYARLEHLE, from the coding sequence GTGAGGCTTCGTCGGGGCGGTAGACGTCTGCGGGCGGTGGTCGGGCTAGCCGGCTCGCAGCTTCGGCGCTCGCCCGGACGAACTGTCCTCACCGTATTCGCCGTCGCGCTCGCGGTCCTGTCGGTGACGCTTCTCGCCAGCCTCGGCGTCGGCGTCGTCGAAACGGGAGAGGATGGCCTCGACAGTTCCAGTCGCGATATCTGGATCTCGAGCGATCCGATCGACCCGTCAGCCAGTGGCACCGAAAACCCGATCGTCGGCGCACACACCGTGTCTGCAGAGGTAAGCGAGCGTGAGGACATCAGTTCCGCCGCACCGCTCGCGATGCACGACGTCTACATCGGAACGTCACCGGACGACCTCGAGCGAACGTCGGCCGTCGGCGTCCACGAGACCCACGACGGGTTCGGCTTCGAGGAGGGGGAGGGGTTCGAAACCGATTCGAACGCGTCCGACGGTGAGGGGGTTGTCGACGAGCGGCCAACCGACCCGAACGTCGAAGAGATCGTCCTCGATCCCGATACTGCCGAGGAACACGACGTGTCGGTCGGCGAGTCGGTCTACGTCGGGACGGCTCGAGAGTCGGCACCGAACTACGAGTTCACCGTCGTCGGAATCGCCGAGTACTATTCGCAATTCCTCGGGTCGGACACCGAAGCGATTCCGTTGGGTGATCTCCAGGCCCTCGGCGGAACGGCCGGAACCGACCGAGCGACGTTCATCACCGCGAGCGTCGCCGACGGTGAAGATCCAAACGCCGTCGCAGCCGAACTGGACGACGACTATCCGGAGTACGACGTTCGAGCCAACGACGAGCAGGTCGGGGCGATGATCGAAGAGCGACCGCTCGTCATCGCGAGCGGCACGACGCTGGTCGGCCTCGCGCTCGTCGGCGGCGTCGTTTTGACGGTCAACCTCTTCGCGTTGGTCGCCTACCAGCAACGCGACGAACTCGCTGCACTACGAGCAATCGGCCTCTCTCGGTGGGTACTCGCCGGAACCATCGCCGTCCAGGGGTTCCTCATCAGCCTCGTCGGTGGCGTACTCGGACTCGCAACGACCCCCCTGTTCGCCACGGGACTCAACCACATCTCGGCGTCAGTCGTCGGCTTCGACGAATTACTGCAAACCCCACCTGAGGTGTACCTCCTCGGACTCACGCTCTCGATTGCCCTCGGAACGGTCGTCGCCCTCGTCACCGGCTGGCGTGGCGCTCGCTACGCTCGACTCGAGCACCTCGAGTGA
- a CDS encoding METTL5 family protein — MSGPSRRSLARALETLDDFADPSVALEQYLTPPEIAAHVCHQARLTGDLDGWVVDLGTGTGMFAIAASLSGAERVIGVDVDPNALAVAQSNAARLDAAEESGFLEWVRADATQPPLSGPVDDATVTVFSNPPFGAQRGNRHADRAFLETARSIADVSYTIHNEGSQSFVESFAADEGGDVTHAFRAEFPIEQRFEFHTEGERTLEAEVFRIEWA; from the coding sequence ATGTCCGGCCCGTCGCGGCGATCGCTCGCTCGAGCGCTCGAGACGCTCGACGATTTTGCAGACCCGTCGGTCGCACTCGAGCAGTACCTCACGCCCCCCGAGATTGCCGCCCACGTCTGTCATCAGGCCCGACTCACCGGGGATCTCGACGGCTGGGTCGTCGATTTAGGGACCGGGACGGGAATGTTCGCGATCGCGGCGTCGCTTTCGGGGGCCGAACGCGTGATCGGAGTCGACGTCGATCCCAACGCCCTCGCGGTCGCGCAGTCCAATGCGGCCAGACTCGACGCGGCGGAGGAATCGGGTTTTCTCGAGTGGGTCCGTGCTGACGCCACGCAGCCGCCACTATCGGGGCCGGTAGACGACGCTACGGTCACGGTCTTTTCGAATCCACCCTTCGGCGCACAACGGGGAAATCGTCACGCGGATCGGGCGTTCCTCGAGACTGCTCGGTCGATCGCCGACGTTTCGTATACGATCCACAACGAGGGGAGTCAGTCGTTCGTCGAGTCGTTCGCGGCGGACGAGGGCGGCGACGTCACGCACGCGTTTCGAGCGGAGTTCCCGATCGAACAGCGATTCGAGTTCCACACCGAAGGCGAGCGAACGCTCGAGGCGGAAGTGTTCCGGATCGAGTGGGCGTGA
- a CDS encoding zinc finger domain-containing protein: protein MECPRCEGALEELSLGDVSTVSCPHCEFADVPVDHIPEGEEPESWRDAFHRFYDQ from the coding sequence ATGGAGTGTCCACGCTGTGAGGGAGCGTTAGAGGAGCTCTCGTTGGGTGACGTCTCGACGGTGTCGTGTCCACACTGTGAGTTTGCGGACGTCCCGGTCGACCACATCCCCGAGGGTGAGGAACCGGAGTCCTGGCGAGACGCGTTCCACCGATTTTACGATCAGTAA
- a CDS encoding cell division protein FtsA, with product MAKGLDVGTMNILSAQQDGNDTVFVQQRNSFVEIEYSDMAEQMLSRSEVLHIRKDDKVYVVGDDALNFANIFNKETRRPMKHGILSNDEKSAIPMMKLIIEQVVGEPAYPDEKLYFSSPADPIDSDLSTLYHQKTIESFLNDMGYDSEPINEGMSVIYSELADNNFTGLGISFGAGMTNVCLAYYAVPVMKFSVARGGDWVDEQAARATGTPVDKVTSIKEDDFELDFTTDVGGVEGALSIYYENLLDYVIENIVKEVDDEDVEEGLDVPVVVTGGTSSPSGFEDLFRDHLEDANIPFSIRDVSHANEPLYSVARGGLVAARSDEDVDHDGGDDDAEEAEAAAE from the coding sequence ATGGCGAAAGGCCTAGACGTTGGGACGATGAACATCCTGTCAGCACAGCAGGATGGGAACGACACGGTTTTCGTGCAACAGCGCAACTCATTCGTAGAGATCGAATACTCGGATATGGCCGAGCAAATGCTCTCGCGAAGTGAAGTACTCCACATTCGCAAAGACGATAAGGTGTACGTCGTTGGTGACGACGCCCTTAACTTTGCGAACATTTTCAACAAGGAGACACGCCGCCCGATGAAACACGGGATCCTCTCGAACGACGAGAAGAGCGCGATTCCGATGATGAAACTCATCATCGAACAGGTCGTCGGCGAGCCAGCCTATCCTGACGAGAAACTGTACTTCTCCTCGCCCGCAGATCCGATCGACTCGGATCTCTCGACGCTGTATCACCAGAAAACGATCGAGTCGTTCCTCAACGACATGGGATACGACTCCGAACCGATCAACGAAGGGATGTCCGTCATCTACTCCGAACTCGCGGACAACAACTTCACCGGCCTCGGCATCTCCTTCGGTGCCGGGATGACGAACGTCTGTTTGGCGTACTACGCAGTGCCGGTCATGAAGTTCTCCGTCGCCCGCGGTGGCGACTGGGTCGACGAACAGGCCGCCCGCGCGACGGGCACGCCCGTCGACAAGGTCACCTCCATCAAGGAAGACGACTTCGAACTCGACTTCACGACCGACGTTGGTGGCGTCGAAGGTGCACTCTCGATTTACTACGAGAACCTGCTCGACTACGTCATCGAGAACATCGTCAAAGAAGTCGACGACGAAGACGTCGAGGAAGGACTGGACGTTCCGGTCGTCGTCACGGGCGGAACCTCGAGTCCGAGTGGCTTCGAGGACCTCTTCCGTGACCACCTCGAGGACGCGAACATTCCGTTCTCGATTCGGGACGTCTCCCACGCGAACGAACCCCTCTACAGCGTCGCCCGTGGTGGCCTCGTGGCCGCCCGTTCCGACGAAGACGTCGACCACGACGGCGGAGACGACGACGCAGAAGAAGCGGAAGCGGCTGCCGAATAA
- a CDS encoding DUF7139 domain-containing protein, which translates to MPAEQPADGYLFDLYRRYIGEPEERTDVYVGFGLFFGGIGIAVTALVLFLWGSTHEVHTLDSAYYDWIQSAYALGMLSLPAMMLGIVVLLPAERKVRYTSVAGAVVTIGAVIGFVYAYPMHWNFVREVDYTIEVVATYALGLSGLIASTGAALVAHYLDLARQAETVQIDGEDDEEEELSDADVQRDIDEAMEDVELSWGGVQKTEHKRLSFSSDDFEDVSVDTDAGTKTARSSGVDAQVAGLKGLKGGETKTTTSSSTVDDQTSKLKELREQKRNEELATAENEGSAISGLLDRLRGLLPRR; encoded by the coding sequence ATGCCAGCGGAACAGCCTGCAGATGGGTATCTCTTCGACCTCTATCGTCGATACATCGGTGAACCCGAGGAGCGAACCGACGTCTACGTCGGTTTCGGCCTCTTCTTCGGTGGAATCGGAATCGCGGTGACGGCCCTCGTACTCTTCCTCTGGGGGAGTACGCACGAGGTCCACACCTTAGACAGCGCGTACTACGACTGGATTCAGTCGGCGTACGCACTCGGAATGCTTTCGCTTCCCGCGATGATGCTGGGGATCGTCGTCTTGTTGCCCGCCGAGCGTAAGGTGCGTTACACCTCGGTCGCGGGTGCAGTGGTCACCATCGGTGCGGTCATCGGGTTCGTCTACGCCTACCCGATGCACTGGAACTTCGTTCGCGAGGTCGACTACACCATCGAGGTCGTCGCGACGTACGCGCTCGGCCTCTCCGGGCTTATCGCTTCGACCGGCGCGGCGCTCGTCGCTCACTACCTCGACCTCGCGCGCCAGGCGGAGACGGTTCAGATCGACGGCGAGGACGACGAGGAAGAGGAACTCTCCGATGCCGACGTCCAGCGGGATATCGACGAAGCGATGGAAGACGTCGAACTCTCGTGGGGAGGCGTCCAGAAGACCGAGCACAAACGGCTGAGCTTCTCGAGCGACGACTTCGAGGACGTTTCGGTCGATACGGACGCCGGAACGAAGACCGCACGCTCGAGTGGTGTCGACGCACAGGTCGCGGGCTTGAAGGGACTGAAAGGTGGCGAAACGAAGACGACGACCTCGAGTTCGACGGTCGACGACCAGACGTCGAAGTTGAAGGAACTTCGAGAGCAAAAGCGCAACGAAGAACTGGCAACGGCCGAGAACGAGGGATCGGCGATCTCTGGACTACTCGATCGGCTTCGAGGCCTCCTTCCCCGCAGGTAA
- the dph2 gene encoding diphthamide biosynthesis enzyme Dph2, which yields MSHESEYTEGDLRNTGMRLKHDREWDYELEQIVDAIDERDAKKVGLQFPEGLKRRGPAVADDLRQLADDDVTFMLSGQPCYGACDLDTFLMKRTDVFVHFGHSPMKNTDKVIYVPLFSNVEVQPIMEEALETLEDPAETEDVGLVTTAQHMNRYEEMTDFLEERGYEVHSRRGDDRLTHEGQVLGCNYASADVPADQVLYVGGGKFHPLGLAMEHPEKHVVIADPVNNVVTVADTEKFLKQRYASVHKAMDAKKWGVIFCTKIGQGRWEQAQQILDDNDDAYLITMDEVTPDRLRNFDMDAFVNTGCPRITTDDGPQFHKPMLTPGEYEIAVGNKPLDELSFDTFHGTW from the coding sequence ATGAGTCACGAGTCGGAGTACACCGAGGGTGACCTCCGAAACACTGGGATGCGTCTCAAACACGACCGGGAGTGGGATTACGAACTCGAGCAAATCGTCGACGCCATCGACGAGCGAGATGCGAAGAAAGTTGGCCTGCAGTTTCCGGAAGGGCTGAAACGTCGCGGCCCAGCCGTCGCGGACGACCTCCGTCAGTTGGCCGACGACGACGTGACGTTCATGCTCTCCGGGCAGCCGTGTTACGGCGCCTGCGACCTCGATACGTTTCTGATGAAACGAACGGACGTGTTCGTTCACTTCGGGCACTCGCCGATGAAGAACACGGACAAAGTAATCTACGTCCCGCTGTTCTCGAACGTCGAGGTCCAGCCGATCATGGAGGAGGCTCTCGAGACGCTTGAGGACCCCGCAGAGACCGAAGACGTCGGACTCGTCACGACGGCCCAACACATGAATCGCTACGAGGAGATGACCGACTTCCTCGAGGAGCGAGGCTACGAGGTTCACAGCCGTCGCGGCGACGACCGACTGACCCACGAAGGGCAGGTACTCGGCTGCAACTACGCGAGTGCAGACGTTCCTGCGGATCAGGTGCTCTACGTCGGCGGCGGGAAGTTCCATCCGCTCGGACTCGCGATGGAACACCCCGAGAAACACGTCGTCATCGCTGACCCGGTGAACAACGTCGTCACCGTCGCGGACACGGAGAAGTTCTTGAAACAGCGCTACGCGTCGGTCCACAAGGCGATGGACGCGAAGAAGTGGGGCGTCATCTTCTGTACCAAGATCGGCCAAGGGCGGTGGGAACAGGCCCAGCAGATTCTCGACGACAACGACGACGCCTACCTCATCACGATGGACGAGGTGACCCCTGACCGCCTCCGAAACTTCGACATGGACGCCTTCGTCAACACCGGTTGCCCGCGAATCACGACCGACGACGGTCCGCAGTTCCACAAGCCGATGCTCACCCCCGGCGAGTACGAGATTGCCGTCGGCAACAAGCCACTCGACGAACTCTCCTTCGACACGTTCCACGGAACCTGGTAA